The Erigeron canadensis isolate Cc75 chromosome 4, C_canadensis_v1, whole genome shotgun sequence genome window below encodes:
- the LOC122598502 gene encoding uncharacterized protein LOC122598502 has protein sequence MVSPEIPPITTTRSIESPRISFSADFLDDENFICINPHDKDKEKEKPKTGEFEFLSNNIAAPNTMLTADELFFEGKLLPFWQKQCSDKLTKISLKVEKVNEVATTGDHQEMKIEETNRMSWFIDEDPSPRPPKCTVLWKELLRLKKQRASSLSPSSSTSSSSSASSGSSLDEDKKEKHVKRVKKGLERTRSAGLKIRPMVNLPVCTQNVRSNSLPPLFSMRKNMLDR, from the coding sequence ATGGTATCACCGGAAATACCTCCAATTACAACTACTAGATCAATCGAGAGTCCGCGGATTTCTTTCTCCGCAGACTTTCTAGACGATGAAAATTTCATTTGCATTAACCCTCATGACAAAGACAAAGAAAAGGAGAAACCAAAAACCGGGGAGTTCGAGTTTTTGTCAAACAACATAGCTGCTCCTAATACTATGTTAACAGCTGATGAGCTGTTTTTCGAAGGGAAACTGCTTCCTTTTTGGCAAAAACAATGCTCAGATAAGCTAACAAAAATAAGCCTAAAAGTAGAAAAAGTCAATGAAGTTGCTACAACAGGTGACCATCAAGAAATGAAGATAGAAGAGACTAATAGAATGAGTTGGTTTATTGATGAAGATCCATCTCCTAGACCTCCAAAATGTACTGTTTTATGGAAAGAGTTGTTAAGATTGAAGAAACAAAGAGCTTCTTCACTTTCCCCTTCTTCTTctacctcttcttcttcttctgcgTCTTCGGGTTCTTCATTAGATGAAGATAAGAAAGAGAAACACGTAAAAAGAGTTAAAAAAGGACTGGAGAGGACCAGATCGGCCGGATTAAAAATTCGGCCGATGGTTAACCTCCCAGTATGTACTCAAAATGTACGGAGTAACTCTCTGCCTCCTCTTTTTTCCATGAGGAAAAATATGTTAGACAGGTAA
- the LOC122598091 gene encoding probable LRR receptor-like serine/threonine-protein kinase At1g67720 has protein sequence MFHIFQYIVLALTLLPFSFSQPPRAVLIDCGATTTSVINGREWVPDGGFISTGVSRNITQPTDVVNKTLSTVRLFPLLQNNNRRRKFCYVVPVYRSAKYLVRSTYYYGGVNDGAAFPPVFDQIVDGTLWSVVNTTEDYVKGDASYYEGVFLAAGKSMSFCLASNTYTESEPFISALEFVMLADSLYNSTDFGNSSLRLVARHSFGYNGSLIRYPDDQFDRYWEPYGENNPTTSRGENVSINGFWNLPPLKVFQTQLMINQLRPLELQWPLEPLPNSIYYIALYFAEETGTSRSFSISINNVTYYSDLKVPQSGVALFANHWQLSGLTKIILTPTNGSTSGPLINGGEIFEVLQVAGRTHTRDAIGLTRLKESFQNPPFDWNGDPCLPKENSWTGITCSGGSNIRVTGLNLTSMGLLGSLSPNIANLTALSDLWLGNNNLSGPIPDLGTLRMLKTIHLEDNEFNGPIPSSLGNLDRLQELFLQNNNLTGQIPSSLTGKPGLNLRVSPGNSLLVPPNP, from the exons ATGTTTCATATCTTCCAATATATTGTTTTGGCTCTCACTTTACTTCCCTTTTCTTTCTCTCAACCCCCGAGAGCCGTCCTCATAGACTGCGGTGCCACCACGACCTCGGTGATCAACGGTCGAGAATGGGTCCCGGATGGTGGATTTATATCTACAGGTGTTTCAAGAAACATAACACAACCAACTGACGTTGTTAATAAAACTTTGTCAACTGTTAGATTGTTTCCTTTGCTTCAAAACAATAATCGTCGTAGGAAGTTTTGTTATGTGGTCCCAGTTTATCGGTCGGCTAAGTATCTTGTTAGGAGTACTTATTATTATGGTGGTGTTAATGATGGGGCTGCTTTTCCTCCggtttttgatcaaattgttGATGGGACTTTATGGAGTGTGGTGAATACGACCGAGGATTATGTTAAGGGAGACGCGTCGTATTATGAAGGGGTTTTTCTTGCTGCTGGGAAGTCGATGAGTTTTTGTTTGGCTTCTAATACTTACACGGAATCTGAACCTTTTATATCCGCTTTGGAGTTTGTGATGTTGGCAGATTCTTTGTATAACTCGACAGATTTTGGGAATTCTAGTCTTAGATTGGTTGCAAGGCATAGTTTTGGATACAACGGTTCGCTGATAAG ATATCCTGATGATCAATTTGATCGGTATTGGGAGCCATATGGTGAAAATAATCCTACAACTTCAAGAGGAGAAAATGTATCGATCAATGGTTTTTGGAACCTTCCTCCATTGAAAGTATTTCAGACACAATTGATGATTAACCAACTACGGCCACTAGAGTTACAATGGCCTCTTGAACCTCTGCCGAACTCAATCTACTACATTGCACTCTACTTTGCAGAAGAAACCGGGACATCAAGAAGTTTCAGTATTAGCATAAATAACGTTACATATTATAGCGATCTTAAGGTTCCACAATCTGGTGTTGCATTGTTTGCAAACCATTGGCAGCTTTCTGGTCTAACAAAGATTATACTCACCCCTACTAATGGATCTACTTCTGGTCCTCTCATTAATGGTGGTGAAATTTTTGAAGTTCTGCAAGTTGCTGGAAGAACACACACAAGAGATG CAATTGGCTTGACCCGTTTGAAGGAAAGTTTCCAGAACCCACCATTTGATTGGAATGGTGATCCGTGTTTACCCAAGGAGAATTCATGGACTGGGATTACTTGTTCTGGAGGATCCAATATTCGCGTGACTGGATT AAACCTTACGAGCATGGGGCTTTTGGGATCATTATCTCCCAATATAGCAAACTTGACTGCCCTAAGTGACTT ATGGCTTGGGAACAATAACTTATCAGGACCAATTCCTGATCTCGGTACATTAAGGATGTTAAAGACTAT ACATTTGGAAGACAATGAGTTCAATGGACCGATCCCCTCGTCTCTGGGAAATCTTGACAGATTGCAGGAACT ATTCCTACAAAACAACAATTTGACCGGTCAAATTCCAAGCAGCCTCACAGGGAAACCCGGATTGAACTTAAG GGTTTCTCCTGGTAATTCACTTTTGGTCCCACCAAATCCTTGA